From one Conexibacter woesei Iso977N genomic stretch:
- the recD gene encoding exodeoxyribonuclease V subunit alpha, producing the protein MSSALRERDPHDVRLAATAPAPLRAFNDAGVLTAADVQVARALARLGGDDTPELLLAFALAVRAPRLGHVLVDLATIRATVAVDTEEPVDLGALPWPEPEAWAAIVAQSALVSVLDEDPPRGGTANARPLHLSGTRLYLDRYWREERAVAADLRARAAAPPAAATPDAPLAALFPDPLDTRARTAAAHTLTHHLTIIAGGPGTGKTTTIARALALLLGEAQDSPPLVALVAPTGKAAARLAEAVREEAARLDVAEDVRAKLVGLDATTIHRRLGSVPRSRSRFHHHRGARLPHDVVIVDESSMVSLTLMARLLEAVRPDARLVLVGDPDQLSSIEAGAVLGDVVAAEALADQVVVLDRGHRFRGAIAVVADAVRRGDGDALIGALRESSDEVTWVDADPAAATAADLAPVRAAAVAAGRAVIDAAVRGDAGTALNALEDFRLLCAHRRGPHGVSTWMPQVEAWLAREIEQAGGRARDYPGRPLLITQNDYDLNLFNGDTGVIVHDHESDRLLAAFERTTVRPNQLGAVDTVYAMTVHKSQGSQFGTAAVILPPPASRILTRELLYTGVTRARDRLIVVGTEASLRAALARPATRASGLAARLG; encoded by the coding sequence ATGAGCTCGGCCCTGCGCGAGCGCGATCCGCACGACGTCCGGCTCGCCGCGACGGCGCCCGCGCCGCTGCGCGCGTTCAACGACGCGGGCGTGCTGACGGCCGCCGACGTCCAGGTGGCGCGCGCGCTGGCGCGGCTCGGCGGCGACGACACGCCGGAGTTGTTGTTGGCCTTCGCGCTGGCGGTGCGGGCCCCGCGGCTGGGGCATGTGCTGGTGGATCTCGCGACGATCCGGGCGACGGTCGCGGTCGACACCGAGGAGCCGGTCGACCTCGGCGCGCTGCCCTGGCCGGAGCCCGAGGCGTGGGCGGCGATCGTCGCGCAGTCGGCGCTCGTGTCCGTCCTCGACGAGGACCCGCCCCGCGGCGGCACCGCCAACGCGCGCCCGCTGCACCTCTCCGGGACCCGCCTGTACCTCGACCGCTACTGGCGCGAGGAGCGCGCGGTCGCCGCCGACCTCCGGGCGCGCGCCGCCGCGCCACCGGCCGCAGCGACGCCGGACGCGCCGCTCGCCGCGCTCTTCCCCGACCCGCTCGACACCCGCGCCCGCACCGCCGCCGCGCACACGCTGACCCACCACCTGACGATCATCGCCGGCGGCCCCGGCACCGGCAAGACGACAACGATCGCCCGCGCGCTCGCGTTGCTGCTGGGCGAGGCGCAGGACTCGCCGCCGCTCGTCGCGCTGGTCGCGCCGACGGGCAAGGCCGCGGCGCGGCTGGCGGAGGCGGTCCGGGAGGAGGCGGCGCGGCTCGACGTCGCGGAGGACGTTCGGGCCAAGTTGGTGGGGTTGGACGCGACGACGATCCACCGGCGGCTCGGCAGCGTGCCGCGGAGCCGCAGCCGCTTCCACCACCATCGCGGCGCCCGGCTGCCGCACGACGTCGTGATCGTCGACGAGTCCTCGATGGTTTCGCTGACGTTGATGGCGCGGCTGCTGGAGGCGGTCCGGCCGGACGCGCGGCTCGTGCTCGTGGGGGACCCGGACCAGCTGTCGTCGATCGAGGCGGGGGCGGTGCTCGGCGACGTCGTCGCGGCGGAGGCGCTCGCCGACCAAGTTGTCGTCCTCGATCGTGGGCATCGCTTCAGGGGCGCGATCGCGGTGGTGGCCGACGCGGTCCGACGGGGTGACGGCGACGCGTTGATCGGCGCGCTGCGTGAGAGCAGCGACGAGGTCACGTGGGTCGACGCCGATCCGGCCGCCGCGACCGCGGCCGACCTCGCGCCCGTCCGCGCTGCCGCGGTCGCCGCGGGGCGCGCGGTGATCGACGCGGCCGTCCGAGGCGACGCCGGCACCGCGCTGAACGCGCTCGAGGACTTCCGCCTGCTCTGCGCCCACCGCCGCGGCCCGCACGGCGTCTCGACCTGGATGCCGCAGGTCGAGGCCTGGCTGGCGCGGGAGATCGAGCAGGCCGGCGGCCGCGCGCGCGACTACCCCGGCCGCCCGCTGCTGATCACGCAGAACGACTACGACCTCAACCTCTTCAACGGCGACACCGGCGTGATCGTCCACGACCACGAATCCGACCGCCTCCTCGCCGCCTTCGAGCGCACGACCGTCCGGCCCAACCAGCTCGGCGCGGTCGACACCGTCTACGCGATGACCGTGCACAAGTCGCAGGGCTCGCAGTTCGGCACCGCCGCGGTGATCCTGCCGCCGCCCGCCTCGCGGATCCTGACGCGCGAGCTGCTCTACACGGGCGTCACCCGCGCGCGGGACCGCCTGATCGTCGTCGGGACCGAGGCGTCGCTGCGCGCGGCGCTCGCCCGGCCCGCCACCCGCGCGTCGGGCCTCGCCGCGCGGCTCGGCTAG